A window from Phycisphaeraceae bacterium encodes these proteins:
- a CDS encoding lysophospholipid acyltransferase family protein — protein MERSHASRLQPPPPGEPFRIDVPPDLIGWRATLFRAFRPLIARLLGMGRLNRVLFEVRALVDERTNELDALNQVTGIHPLISPHDLARIPASGPLVIVSNHPYGGVDPQILATTLLAVRPDVRFVANRYLATLPFVGSMSFFVDVFGGKEATAFNAAAMHEATRWVSSGGCLCLFPAGEVAHLKWGRWGVQESPWNASAVRLARWANASILPIFVDGRNSTLFQVLGLLHPVLRTMRLPREYFRMMGRGVRVRVGSVLSPAQQARFGNHRELAKVLQVRSKLLGSRRADADGLEPRRVDGALTEASREIARRHRESCEGVDGLDHADLSAQQPVPLVSQHEPAELAAEVAALPPESLLLRQGDYEVRCTKADRIPLLMLEMGRLREITFRAVGEGSGRAIDIDRFDRHYHQLFVWNGRRQELVGAYRMGLTDEILPSQGIDGLYTSTLFEYAPRVMEQLGPAIELGRSYVRREYQRKPLPLLLLWRGIAEFIGRHPRYVIVFGPVSISDEYLTTSKKLMMAFLETHRALARVVDAVRPRNPPRLGAISEIDPEPTKWIIRDLDQVDQVVRDLENGERAVPVLLRQYLRMNAKLLAFNVDPDFGNVVDALMFADIRTLHPRIQDFYLGREKAAAFRRAHALDDAPRSPRR, from the coding sequence ATGGAACGCTCGCATGCATCGAGGCTCCAGCCTCCGCCTCCCGGCGAGCCGTTCCGAATCGATGTCCCTCCAGACCTCATCGGGTGGCGCGCCACGCTCTTTCGAGCCTTCCGTCCGCTGATTGCTCGGCTGCTGGGTATGGGCCGGCTCAACCGTGTGCTCTTCGAAGTTCGGGCGCTGGTTGACGAACGGACGAACGAACTCGATGCGCTCAATCAGGTCACGGGAATCCACCCGCTCATTTCTCCCCACGACCTCGCCCGCATTCCCGCGAGCGGTCCGCTGGTCATCGTCTCGAATCATCCATACGGAGGCGTTGATCCGCAGATCCTCGCGACGACGCTTCTCGCCGTCCGCCCCGATGTTCGATTTGTCGCCAATCGCTACCTCGCCACGCTGCCCTTCGTGGGTTCGATGTCCTTCTTCGTGGATGTCTTCGGCGGCAAGGAGGCGACCGCCTTCAACGCGGCAGCGATGCACGAGGCGACCCGGTGGGTCTCGAGTGGTGGTTGCCTCTGCCTCTTTCCTGCGGGCGAGGTTGCGCATCTGAAGTGGGGGCGTTGGGGCGTGCAGGAATCGCCGTGGAACGCTTCGGCGGTCCGCCTGGCGCGGTGGGCGAACGCTTCGATCCTGCCGATCTTTGTCGATGGTCGCAACAGCACCCTCTTTCAGGTGCTCGGCCTGCTGCATCCGGTCCTGAGGACGATGCGGCTTCCGCGCGAGTACTTCCGCATGATGGGCCGCGGCGTGCGCGTGCGCGTCGGGAGCGTTCTCAGCCCGGCGCAACAGGCGCGCTTCGGCAACCACCGCGAGCTTGCGAAGGTTCTCCAGGTGCGTTCGAAGCTTCTGGGCTCGCGCCGTGCGGACGCCGATGGCCTGGAACCTCGTCGCGTCGATGGCGCGCTGACCGAAGCCTCCCGTGAGATCGCCCGGCGTCATCGTGAGTCCTGCGAGGGAGTTGATGGGCTTGATCATGCCGACCTGTCAGCGCAGCAGCCCGTGCCGCTCGTTTCCCAGCACGAGCCCGCGGAGCTCGCCGCCGAAGTCGCGGCGCTCCCGCCGGAGAGTCTTCTCCTTCGACAGGGCGACTACGAGGTGCGCTGCACGAAGGCCGATCGCATTCCGCTGCTCATGCTCGAAATGGGGCGCCTGCGGGAGATCACCTTCCGCGCGGTGGGCGAGGGAAGCGGGCGGGCCATCGACATCGATCGATTCGATCGACATTACCACCAGCTCTTCGTCTGGAACGGGCGCCGCCAGGAACTCGTTGGCGCCTACCGCATGGGGCTGACCGATGAGATCCTGCCATCGCAGGGCATCGATGGTCTCTATACGAGCACGCTCTTTGAGTATGCGCCGCGAGTCATGGAGCAGCTCGGCCCGGCCATCGAGCTCGGTCGAAGCTATGTTCGCCGCGAGTACCAGCGCAAGCCGCTTCCGCTGCTCCTGCTGTGGCGCGGGATCGCCGAGTTCATCGGCCGCCATCCGCGCTATGTGATCGTCTTCGGCCCCGTCAGCATCTCCGATGAGTACCTGACGACCTCCAAGAAGCTCATGATGGCGTTCCTCGAGACGCACCGGGCGCTCGCACGCGTGGTGGACGCGGTCCGCCCGCGAAATCCACCCCGCCTCGGTGCGATCAGTGAGATCGACCCGGAGCCCACGAAGTGGATCATCCGCGACCTCGATCAGGTGGATCAGGTGGTGCGCGATCTCGAGAATGGCGAGCGCGCGGTTCCCGTGCTGCTGCGACAATACCTCCGCATGAATGCGAAGCTGCTGGCGTTCAATGTCGATCCCGACTTCGGCAATGTGGTCGATGCGCTGATGTTCGCCGACATCCGCACCCTGCATCCGCGGATCCAGGA